Genomic window (Oncorhynchus mykiss isolate Arlee chromosome 21, USDA_OmykA_1.1, whole genome shotgun sequence):
CATGTGGTGAATGACAGGAGATCACATGGTGTGCATGGAATTAATAGATTGTATATTTTTATGGGTTAAAGTATAATAGTTTCCATCTTTATttcatgtaacagggttgagTTGGTCAGCTCGACGATCCCCCACCTGACTTAaatttttaaaatgttaaatACAGACATAAAATAATGTGATTACTTGCCTGTTTCTGTACCATGCAGTTGAAAAGTGTTGaatgatgtcacttcctgttaTTGATGGCACATAAGGGTGGACTGACAATTTTTATTAGCGGAGTTTGTTTGCCGTGACGGGATTGAGTGAAGACTGAGGGACAGAGCTAAACTGTGTGATTTTAATCAATAATCATGCATTTATTTGATAAAAATACTTTCTCAACAAAATAACACAAATATGTATGTTTAAAGTAATGGCCAAAGTTATTAATTATGTGCACATTTTAATATTAATTTCCCAATTAAAAATTAAGTGAAACGCCTGGGGGACATGACACAATTCTTAGTGTCAGTAAAAAAATACGATTTTTTTAATAATAAAGTTGAAATTAATTATATATGTATTTAAATTCATTATACTGAACATTTAAATGTATATACAAAATATTTTAACATTTCATTTTGGTGACCCAATACTTGAAATACATTATAAAAAGTCAGAGGGACTAAAATATTACCTGAGCCCAAGAATGACCCACGTCCCGCTCCCATGAGGACTATCTACGAAAAGCAGCGGAGAAGCGCAATAGATTTCTAAGAAGAGGCTACACAATGTGTGGATGAAGCTCTTATTTTGGTATTAGGGAAAACACGAGATTAatttctacaaaaaaaaaaagaccaaCTAGCGCTAAAGAACGCTCTGTAATGTTAACCACCACATATACTTTGAACTCGTGCAAAGTGGTAGATGCAAGGAACACTGGCATGGACCCAGTTTTGCCAGATTAATTTAATTAAGAAACCCACCAGAGGTCGCAAATTACGGGACAAATTGGTCCATGCCAACAACCAGCCACAAAATAAAATGAGCCCGGCTCTATTACGCCCACTCCTGAATGGTAGCTATAAATGCAGAGGTTGCGCAACAAGATGAAGTGTGAATATTTCTGCCACTCACATACATGAAAACGGTTCCAAATAAATTACATTATTACGTGCTCCAACACCCATGTTACCTACATGATTACATGTCCACGTGGGCTGTATTTTATAGGTAAAACCTCTCGTCCTCTCAAACAGGGATTATTCAATCGCAGTACATTTTTATGACCAAAAACATTCATACctttagattttgtggcatagagaaTGTCAAGATATCAGACACGGGAGGTTATATAAATAATACTctgaacaaaatatatatatttttttcaccctccagacattagTCCCAAAAggtcttaatgatgaaatgcccATGCATGttattatgtaaatgtgaacatGAATTAATGCCACCACTTCAGACTGCTCTGAATTTTTTTCTTGCACTGTGCCCAATGATTTGTGAAGGCTTGCTTGGTGGGTCGATGTCCTCATTCGGGTTTTGGAGACGTGTTCGGAGCGTTTTATGTGCACACTTTATCGGAATACTTGTGAGGtgcacattgttatatttggtaacaCTTGCTTGTTTTCGCTAGACTTCAAACCCATGCAGCGCATTGGATAGATGTGGGCGGAGCAGTGTCTACATAGGGGTGCAAGTTGTAAacactcacaaaagctctgacgaaggccttgaggccgataTGTAAAGCTTTAAAAAAGAGCGGTGATACtggcaagagcagtgtgcgggtttaTTCATTTTTCTCAATTCAAGTCTATGGCCATTGACGTGCACTGGTTTTTATGCAAATATGGTTTTAATACAAAAAAGTCTAAATAGCAACCTGAACACCGGTCTGTCTGCACATTCTTAAATTGGTTTAGTGTTGATAGCCAAAGCAGTTTAAGCACAAGAGCAGTTGGAAGAAGGCAAATAATAACTAGACAATTACATTTCCTCTAGTAAATGTCTTAAAGTATTTATGGTGGTgaaatagtagtggtagtgacggcagtagtaatggtagtagcagttaaataaaggttaaataaaacatttataagatagtagtaatggtagtaataacGTTTTCATAGTGCTGTGGGCTGTCTCCAAAACATCCCTACTAAGGTTCATTCCCACGTGGGCAATTATTGCCTGTGGATCTTCAACTAACCACAAAGGGTGGGTCAACTCTTACTAATTGTTGTAGGCCTGGATTATCCCGTGGTATAAATGTATTTCCCGGTGAGGGGTCTTCCAACAACTAGTTGTTTTCAAAAAGAGAGCGCTAAGCTCCACTCAAAACAACCGGGTCACCCATCTTGGTCTATCCCTGCTTGCCCACAGATGTTAGCTTACTCTTTCCCAGAGGTGACCTGTCATttagggcaggtggggcagagcccaGAAGACTGAAACAACACTGTAGAAACAtagacatagaaacaccggattttcgtcaggtatttaaaaatgtttattaattatgaaaaatattaacaTTCGACCCATTAAGCCACTAGGTAATtcgactgcaggaaagggcttaACCAAAATCTTCAAGCTTCTGACAAATCAATCTGCTCCTGCTCTGTCTGCCCCAGCATCTGCCCTTTCCCTATCTCTTACTTTGCTATTTATACATTTTGCCCATGCCTTTCTTAATTACAGGCATACAAGACGTTGTCTCCTTTACACGTGATGTCTAAACAGAGTTAGGTAACACATTGTCTTCTTCACATATGACGATGATCCACGGTGACATCTAATTCAACGCCCACGTGCCATTCGGCAGCTCCACCAGCTctaaccacaggaggctgctgagcgGCTCATAATAATCGACAGAACCgagctaatggaatggcatcaaacacatggaaaccatgagtttgatgtattttataacattccaccaattccgctccagccattgccACCAGCCCaatctccccaattaaggtgccgccAACCTGTGGCTCTAACTCAGGGTTTGAGTTCGACGAGTGTGACGCTATGTAAGATCAACTTCCGCCCTCCGGCAGTGGAACATCTGTAGTCTACCCGCACCCGCCACTTCCTCCCTGCCTCTTCAGCAGCTTGCTGTTGGTTCCTCTTTTTCTGCTTCTTTGTTTCAGTATTTTTTCTGCTTCTTTGTTTCAGTATTAACAGTCCGGTTGGGGCTGGAGGAGTTATCAGGTCACAATGACCAGGTTCATTCATGACAATAGGCTATGGGTTAGTTATAGTGATCTATTTTGGGGTGATTTGTAGGTGTGGAGTTATTATAGTGGGTTATAGTGGgctagtagtaatggtagtatcAGTAGCGTCTGCAAcactagtggtggtggtagtagtagaggtTTACTGCAATAGTTGTAGTATTAGCACTAAATAGTACTGTAACGCTTTATTGAAGCAATCTATGTTGAGTCAGTCTGCTCATCTGAAATTCTCTCTaatttttctctttttctccccagttggtagttacagtcttgtcccatcgctgcaactcccgtacagactcgggagaggccatggccgagagccatgtgtcctccgaaacacgacccagctAAGcatcactgcttcttgacacgtgctcgtttaacccagaagccagctgcacaaatgtgtcggaggaaacacattACAGCTGGCGATGAAGTCAGCATACATGAGCCCTgtcaccacaaggagtcgctagagcgtgatgggacaaggacttcccagccagccaaaccctctGTAATGGCTTTCTTTggtagaaggagagtcggaccaaaatgcggcgtggctattgagattcatgtttaataaaacaacgtaaacacgaatcaatacaaaaacaataaacgtaatgtgaaaaccgaaacagcctaaactggtgcaaactaacacagaggacactaaggacaatcacccacgaaacacccaaagaatatggctgcctaaatatggttcccaatcagagacaacgataaacacctgcctctgattgagaaccacttcagacagccatagacttcactatgtttattttcatttatacttcgaccagggcgtgacaccctcCCCTAATCCAGACGACGCagggccaaatgtgcgccgcctcatgggtctcctggtcgcgtccagctgcgacacagcctgggatcaaacccggatctgtagtgaccatTGCGCGACTCAGGAGGCCCCGCTCATCTGAAATTAAAAGTGTACTACTCTAATCTATGGAGTTTTAATGCAAATTTGAAATGCTTATTGTTGAAAAGTATAAAATAGTATCAAAGTAGGGAGAGAAGTTGAGCATAAAAACAACCAACCTAAAGCTATTAATGCCCCTAGCAAGCTAATGTAGCTCCCCGTCACTCCtgtcaggtagctagctacagttaaaACATTAAAAGGAGAGCCACACACTCTAGCTCAAATGCAATCATTTAAAAACCTAATATCCAACATTTCGACAGAcatgctgtcttcatcagggtatacaGTTAcccatagctggctagctagttttaTAGTTATGTAatttattaattaatttataTGTATATGAAGCTAGCTACTTTTTATAGGCTCCTCACAATGAGACTAAGCCAATTTGAGCATCATTCCTATTTGCCAATGCTAAAATCAATttaatctatatacagtatatatttttagtAAGCTATTGTCAAGCTCACAAATGGCAAAAATTCAGCCATGTTGATTAAGTTGGACCCTTCACGGTCACCGGACTTTGACACGTGACTACAGTTTTCACTGAATTGTGGGTCATATTAACCCCACAAGTGATCAAAGTTCTTCACTTGCTCCCTCTAGCTAAATCGAGGGTAGAGGGGGCAATGTTTGTGAATTAGACCTCCACTTAAGATGGCAATCAAACTGCACTGCATCCGGTTTTGATGGCGATTCTCCTGAGGGAAAGTGGCTAGCGCGAGAGCTGAGGGGGTAAAAATTACATGTTTGGACTGCAGCCTATGTCAAGACCAAAATAAAAAATTTAATCttaccaaaataaaataaaatgattgGTGATAAAAAAAGTTTTACAGTTTATAAAGTCTAAATATAATCAACCTGATCTATTGACAAGCTGCACATTTTAACATTGGTTCATTTTTAAATGGTTCAAGAACATTGGCAATTCCAAATTTGACCATTGAAGTCTACGGAGGTTTTATGCTAATTGATATGGTTATATTTCAAAAAGTACAAAAAGCATCAACAATCTAAGTTGAGTCAGTCTGTACATGTCAAAGTTGGTTTGGTGTTTGCATCTTTAAGGATTCAAGAGCAGTGGCTAATCCAAATACTTCACATTTAAGCCTTTGGAGTGTTTATGCAAACTTTAAATGGTTATAGTTAAAGTATAAACGGTATCAAAAAGCTGTACACAAGCACACTATTCAAGCCTGGTCTGCACGTTTTAAAGTTTGAATGGTATTTCTATTTTAAACGGTTGAAAACTAGTAGTGACCACAATTTTCCTCATTCAATCCAATGGCCATTGAAAAATTGGAATTCTTGCAAATATGGTTGTAGTGTGGAAAGTATAAGTAGTATCCAAAAGTTGTTTTCAAGCAAAATTAAGACAGTCAGCATGCACATTTTAAAGTTGTTTTGGTGTTGGTAGCTTTTACGGTTTTGGCACTACAGATGGCAGGGGAaggcaaataaaaataaaaaaaatcagcaaGCACATCTAATAAGAGTATGTAAGAGTGCCAGAATGGCCTTGCTGTCATAAATATGTTTTCATCAGAGAGTAACGTGTTCAAGGTCAAAGCAATACAAAGCTGTACACAAGAACATTTGAGAAAATGACAGTGGGGGTTCACAAACCCACTGTTGGGAGAGTGCTAAACTCTGGCCAAAAGAATTGATACACTGTAGATTTCTTAAAGAGATAGTTATATCAATATTCATTTATTGAACAGCTTCTAATGGAATTTACCATTTGAATGGCACCTTTGTTAGTCTTACTAATTGTAAATGATTCCACACTGAAAAAGGTCCATTCATGCTCAGATTATCAAATCCTCAGGAAGAAGCATCAATGAGAAAGTTTTTTGGGGTGATTGACTCAAGATGTTGACAGTATTTGCAGAGACAACATTGACTGGAGACTATGTGGAGCAAATAGAACTGCCTACGGAAAAGGTGGGATGCCACTACAGTGTATATGCAATATTTCCATGAATTCAGATGAATAACTATTGAATTGGCACAGAAAATGTGCTTGCCTATGTCTGTGAACATCATAGATCATATTGGGGCTAAAAACAAGTTACTGTAAGGGATGCTAAGTTCTCCCACGGCTACACCAGACAGTCAGGAGCAAGGTCCATGTTTGTTTGTCATGTGCTGGTGGGAGACTACACTGAGGGAAACTTCAGCTATGTGAAACCACCTCCTAAAGAAACTTCTATGACAGCTGTGTGGACAACATCCAAGACCCCAATGTGTTCGTAGTTTTTGAAAAGTATCAGGTTTACCCCCAGTGCCTCATACAGAACAGTGATGGTAACTCCACTATTAAAGCTCAGACAAATCATACTCCAAAGCCTGGACGTGTATCTCGGCAAAAGCCTggccctgccagccaaacccaaTTTTTTTTATTCTGCCGTTGTTTGCCGTGGATTGTTTGTTGGCCATTACGCATTTGGAATCGTTGCTGTTAAGGTTGAATACAGTGGCAATATTAATGAAGTTGACTGTTTGTTTACCAATAAAGGTATGTGTTGGAGCACGTGTGTGTGCCCTACGTCACATTTACCATTTTAGGacatcttcatttgatcactcttttgttgctgagaatgggTCTAATAGACTAGAAGTAACATAGTATgatatgtaaccataccaaatgtaacataagATAGAAGTTACATTAAGGCAAAAtcgaaaggagggtggttggtctgcatgaataacacaaatgtctagcaacccaaaagttgtgtgtttgaatctcatcacagacaatttTAGCAGCTACATACTAATGTTTAGCTACTTTGTAACTacatagcatgttagctaacctttcccctaaccctttaacctaaccatTAGCCTAACTAACGTTAGCGCTAGCAACCTAGCTAAAGTTAGCGCTAGCAACCTAGCTAAccttagccacaacaaattggaattcgtaacatatatgtttgcaaatttgtaacatatattATATTTGGAAAATGTGTAACGTATTGTATGAATTGCatttcataacatattgtatgcatTACAATTTGTAACGTATTGTACGAATTGCagttcgtaacatatcatatgaattgtcattcgtaacatatcacacgaaatggatgatgaacatccacaaatgaatacataccatacgaaacgtaacatatactaaatggagtgtctcagatttacGTTGTTAGatttgcgtcaattcgaatctggtatcaggataaatatgacaatgagtcaccgattgtatactatgtattttttattagctaagcaataagtggttaatgcaattttcgtatatacggaCTCTCTGTCCCACCTGCAGGGCAAAAACAGAGAATTCTTTATACTGTGATAGACagttccaacccgtctgttggccCTTCACAGTAGAGtctgggcgtggtttaaacttgctcagcctattgcaggcgctcaggcgggtccccgcctcttggcgcttctgttgatagatgtaactgttgctgTGAAGAACATCCATGCGCTCATGCTCCATACCGTTAtctcgcacctggctcctgttatctaacaaaatacCGCTTTTTCTGCAACCCCACGCTCTGAATGTGCCCTgtcttctgtatttttccatcatgagaaagtcCCATGGCCCTGACACttttaacaatgtttcaagtcagttatgttgcataacacatacatacatccacacaagccaacagcagataatattcaatcatatatatggtaatggtctatagtgcataacacagaaacCTCATaacgtacagaataatatgaaatgctctgagaccacgttggcaagaaatgcaaactttttaaaatcctttatttaactaggcaagtcagttaatgacTAATTCTTATTTCTggtgaaggcctaggaacagcgggttaactgcatgttcaggggcagaacgacagatttgcaccttgtcagctcggttggtttctagtccaacgctccaaccactaggctaccctgccgccccaaacttAGAGTATGAGTTAATAAAATGCTTCTAAACTTTTTAATTTCCAATTTGAAAATTCAAACTTGATTCGCAcaaacgaaaaatgtatcaagccctacaaaaatgtccataattataatccacatttcctattgctgcaggattattttcctgctgtagaaaactggctcaaattaagatcctacgtctGTACAGTAGGACTCGCACGTTAATCCTCTTCGTCAGGTGATCCTTTGTGCCCAGCAACCCCTGATCAGGTGATATGCATTTGACTTCATATACTatttgtactgtatataaaaagtGTTTCTGTGGTGTCCAAATGTATGACCTCCATTTCAAGTGCTATGGTGGCAGAGAGGAATGGTCACTGCACAGTAGAGAAATAATACTTTTCTCTTTGTTTCTTTTGAAATTCTGTCAGGCTATAGCCTTGAGATATGAAGTATGTCAGTCTCAAAACATAAGGATTTTGCACAATAAACACTTTCTTCATTTCTATATTAGAAAGTTGATCAAATACATATTAGAAGCGCAAATGTTGTGAATTAAAATCCAGCCAAGGCTGCTCTCTTCTGATGTATTCTGGAAACACATGTAACTATCAAGATATCATAAAATTCTAACAAGCAAGGCTTAGGGGTGGTGCAGAGAGATAATGCTCCTGTCAAACAgtctcagttttctcctacccCCAAGGGTTCAAATCCTGACCCatgtacgtactgtatatctTGTCAGTATGATactgatgtaggatcttaatttgaccagtttcttcacagcaggaaaacaatcctgaagcaacaggaaatgtggattattattttttttaaattacatcgGGGTTGACAAAAATTCATCTTCGCCTGGCTGATGGAGGAGCTTTGGTTGTTTTTGGTTGatgtggagctggttgagaggattTTGATTTGTGTGGAGCTGGTGGATGCGGTTTAGAGGATTTTGATTGCTGTGGAGTTGGTGGAGACGGTTTAGAGGATTTTGATTGCTGTGGAGTTGGTGGAGGCGGTTTAGAGGATTTTGATTGCTGTGGAGTTGGTGGAGGCGGTTTAGAGGATTTTGATTGCTGTGGAGTTGGTGGAGGCGGTTTAGAGGATTTTGATTGTTGTGGAGTTGGTGGAGGCGCTTTAGAGGATTTTGATTGCTGTGGAGTTGGTGGAGGCGCTTTAGAGGATTTTGATTGCTGTGGAGTTGGTGGAGGGCCTTTAGAGGATTTTGATTGGTGTGGAGCTGGTGAAGGTGGTTTCGTGGATTTTGATTGGTGTGGAGCTGGTGTAGGTGGTTTAGAGGGTTTTGATTGGTGTGAAGCTGATGATGGCTTAGTATGGCTCTTGGATTTGGTCTGGACAAAGGGACGTGATTTTAACTTGAAATTGCAGAGCATTGAAGGGGTCACTTGTGAGTGTACTATGATTGGCTGCAAGTGGATGTAGTGGGTCTCTCTTTGGACAACATTGGGGGCCGGGAGATATGtttgtgggggtgggggtggtggtggtggaggaggatgacACACAGGTCTAGAGCCTTCCTCATACTGAATGGCCTGGTTGTTGCGGTAGGTGTACAACATGGATGCCACCAGTTCATTAGGTACTCCCCTCTGCTGTAGGGTGTTGAGCGGGTGGGGCTCGTAGAAGTCGTGAGACCTGTCACAGTCCACATCTGCAGCACAGGTTCCTGTAATGTAGCGCTGACAGACGTGGAGTCTTCTGCATTTCTCCTTGTCAGGACAGTATCCGTACTCTCCACTACCTTTGTTGTATGTGAAGCAAACCTGGAGACAAACACAGACCACTCCTAGTAGGTGCACATCAAATGTATTAAATGGAAATCACATTTCTTTACTCTGGATATCTACATGCTCAATTTAGAGGATATACAGTATTAGGTAATTATATTATGATGTAAATATGAACAAGACTCAAGAGAATGAAGTAAAGAAAACACTGCCAGTTGGTTACCAACCCGTCCCATGTCCAGCTCAAAAATATGTTTTGTCATGCATTTAAGATGCATTAGTACATTCTCGTATGAACCCATTTTACttacaaatgtttattttttttaattccaAGTAAGAATATAACATAATTTATCTTCTGaaagtatgtttgtgtgtgtgcttttaaATTGCTTCCACTAAGTTGCAAGGAGCCTGAAAATACGAGCTTACTGGGGGTAAGAGGGTGTTGTCATTCTGCAGTAGTAATATACACAGCTCCCTCTTGTCCAATTTCTCCAGGTGATGCTCTCTCAGGACTCTGATGTTGTATTCTGACGTCAGCTCATGACAGAAGTGGCACCGTTGTCTGAAAATCAAAGTtttgtttagtttattaattggaccattttaaaaaacaagcacacataaaacttgaaaaagccatacatgcacatgagCAAAATCAGAGGATAACAcacaaagtctgggacttatttccattgtggtccttgagacaagatggctagacaagatcgaacacagttaaacacagtatggcagtgaaataataaaacaataacagagaagaacatctctctcttcattGCAGTTACATCATATGGGCACAGAAGACAAACATATTATTACTTAAATGTTTAAAGCTGCCCAGAACAAGAAAATACCTTCCCCtgcattactcctgaacctgtataagcacacatcAGGAACACCTCAcctggtgctgtgattgtgtgcatcccaacacgaccataaatactcctgtaaaccaaacctagtctaatctgggacaccctatTCTCCAGTTAAAttcctgaaagcagctcctgcctatgtGAGTACGTGGACTCACCTTTAATACTACCCTGATCCGTTTATTCTGGGCTATCTGGTAGCATCCCCTTCATAAATGTCGATAAACCCCGaaaccaggaagtactagcgtagtcaaaatggcattgaatgagGGCAGTGGCTAGCACTTTCATGGAGTCCTTATCAAAATAAAGCAATAGTTTCCTAATAGGCCTACTGCCCTTCTTTTTTTAAACAGCATTTTGAGATTGATAATACTAACGGGAAAATGTTGGCGAAAGCATATAATATCAAATGAAAATGGCTATTGAACAGCTGTGTTGCTTTATAACACGCCCCAGCTTTTATGGCCGTGTTTTAGCTAGAGTAAAATGACACCATTTTGTTTGTCTTAATGACATTGCAATAACGTTTTACAGTTTCCAAAAGACATACTGCAACCTCTAAATCTTAATATTTAGAACCACATTATATATAGAGAAAaacaatctacaaacaatattaACCGGACTACTGCCACTACAACCAACTGTTCACAACGTGTCATTTAAGTTAGCCTACATGTTGCATAATACAAGACCATTTTTTAAATAGAACATTTCAAAACAAGGCAATTAATAGGTGACATCCCAGAAATATGATTAAAAAACGGCATATTAGGGAGTCTGACAAGGCCTATTGACCAAAGTAATAACAAGGTTTACCCTTCATTGAATCGACACGTTCCATAAAGGTAGAATATACACAGATGTAAATTGCTGCAGCCATTACATTCCTTGTCTCTGCATAATCTCATCTTCGTCTTGGCAAATATCAGTTTGTTTCCCTCAAAGACAGCACTGGTAAACATATCCTGATTCCCTAAAACACTCTCCAGGTCATCTTCTGGCGTGCTAAAGTTGGCACGCATTTCTTCCAGCTCAAAATACCCATTATGGGCACAGAGGATCTTATAGACCAGAGCTGTTGTATCCATGTCCGTCACCGTAGATCTTCTGCCTTGACTGTTCAAATCGGTTCAAATGCATGACTGTACATATTGACAGCAAACATTGACAACGCTGAAGTAGAACTTTCCTCTGCATTCAAAACAGGTACCTGCAATAAACCACTTCtacctatgtgaagctagccacaataaggattagccacattAGTGGAATTTGTGGGTCGCCTTCAAAATAAAGGTTCCTAATAGAAAGTGATGCAACTGGTTGCAAAttgtggaatcatgccatatttggaCTAGATAATGCTAAACAAGTTgggaatgttgttatataaattCAATAAAAGACAATAATTAGCTACCTGGCAAAAAAATAAGTTGAAACAGCACTGTGGATGTATTAAACTCCCAAATAATTTGTGGCATACTTATATTTCACtgtgtacagccttacctatggattatGGTTCAAttaaatggggtatcagtctactcagtgttACCCACAGAACACAGATGTAAAGAATTTCCACAAATATTAGTGTTGTAGCTGTTATTGTGGGACTTTGACTGTGGGAAATGGCCTCCgcagtcagcctattgtgtgttatgacatatagtaccagtcaaaagtttggacacacccactaaTTCAAGGgttaaaaactatgaaataacacacatggaagcaTGTAGTTTACCAAAAAattgctaaacaaatcaaaatatattttatatttgagattcttcaaagtagtcaccctttgctttgatgacagctttgcacactcttggcattctctcaatcgccttcacgaggtagtcacctggaatgtgtttcaattaaaaggtgtgccttgttaaaagttaatttgtggaacttctttccttcttcatgcgtttcagccaatcagttgtgttgtgaaaaggtaggggtggtataca
Coding sequences:
- the LOC110499972 gene encoding protein mono-ADP-ribosyltransferase PARP12 is translated as MDTTALVYKILCAHNGYFELEEMRANFSTPEDDLESVLGNQDMFTSAVFEGNKLIFAKTKMRLCRDKECNGCSNLHLCIFYLYGTCRFNEGQRCHFCHELTSEYNIRVLREHHLEKLDKRELCILLLQNDNTLLPPVCFTYNKGSGEYGYCPDKEKCRRLHVCQRYITGTCAADVDCDRSHDFYEPHPLNTLQQRGVPNELVASMLYTYRNNQAIQYEEGSRPVCHPPPPPPPPPPQTYLPAPNVVQRETHYIHLQPIIVHSQVTPSMLCNFKLKSRPFVQTKSKSHTKPSSASHQSKPSKPPTPAPHQSKSTKPPSPAPHQSKSSKGPPPTPQQSKSSKAPPPTPQQSKSSKAPPPTPQQSKSSKPPPPTPQQSKSSKPPPPTPQQSKSSKPPPPTPQQSKSSKPSPPTPQQSKSSKPHPPAPHKSKSSQPAPHQPKTTKAPPSARRR